In Kutzneria kofuensis, the DNA window CATGCTGGCGGTGCCGATGCCGCCCTTCAGCGACCCGCACCGGGCGCCGGTTCCCGCGCCGACGCAGCCCTGCTCGACCGGCCCATCTGAAGCCGCCTCACACGCGGCGTAACCGAAAGAGGCGTCGGGCCGGTTGCCCCAGTCGCCCAGCTTGAGGTCGAACAACACCGCCGACGGCACGACCGGCACCACCTCGTGCGGCAACTCCCCCACGCTGACGCCGTGGTTGCGCTCCGCCAGCCAACGCATCACGCCGTCGGCGGCCGCGAGCCCGTACGCACTGCCGCCGGTCAGGCACACCCCGTGGATCTCCTGCACCAGCCGGGACGGCTCCAGGACGTCCGTCTCCCGCGTGCCCGGCGCCCCGCCGCGCTGATCCACGCCGGCGACCGCGCCGTCCGGCACCAGCACCACGGTCGTGCCGGTGGCCCAGCCGTCGCCCAGCCGCTGGTACTGGCCGACCAGCACGCCCGGCACGTCCGTGATCACGACGACACCGCGTTCACCAGGCTCTCCTGCACCCAGGTCAGCCAGTGGTAGACGCCCAGGTGGGAGGAGCGGGGATCGTCCTCGGGCAGCTCGTCCGGCATGTCCTCGGTGACGTCCAGCGCCGTGCCCAGGGCCAGCCGCACGTCGTTGATCGCCGACAGCCAGGCGTCGGACTGCTCCACCGACAACACGATCTGGCCGCCGTCCGGCGGGCACGTGTCCATCACCACCTGCGCGACGCCCGTCTTCATCGCCAGCAGCTCCGGCTCGTGCAGACTGCGCAGCGCCGCCGCCGAGTCCAGGTCCTCCTTGGTCGGCTGGTCGTCGTCGAGGCGGTGGAAGTCCGGCAGCAGCCGGGACAGGATCGGGTCGTCCGGCGCCGTCGACGGGCCCACCTTGATGCCGGTCAGCTCGGCCAGCTCGTCCTCGGGCGCGTCCTGCTCGCGGGCCGCCAGCATGTCCAGCACCTGGCCGACCAGCCCGCGCAGGATCGCCGCCTCCTGCCGGTCCACCTCGGCGACGACCTGCTCGCCGCGCCGTCGCCAACCCCTCACGACTCGCGCTGCATGGTCGCCCAGAGGCCGGCGGCGTGCAGTTTCGCCACGTCCGACTCCACCTTCTCCTTGCTACCCGACGACACGATCGCCCGGCCCTTGTGGTGCACGTCGAGCATCAGCTTGGTGGCCTTCTCCCGGCTGTAGCCGAAGATCTTCTGGAGCACGTACGTGACGTAGGACATCAGGTTGACCGGGTCGTTCCAGACGACTGTCAGCCACGGTTTGTCCTCGCTGCCGACCTGCTCAACCTCCGGCCGCTCCTGCTCGACGGGCGTGGTCATACCGCCAATGGTGTCATGCCACTCCCCGTTAGGCTGACCAGTCATGACCACTGCGAGCACCGCGCTGCTCACCGACCACTACGAGCTGACCATGCTCTCCAGCGCGCTGCGGGACGACACCGCCGACCGCCCCTGCGTGTTCGAGGTGTTCGCCCGCAGGCTGCCGGACGGGCGACGCTACGGCGTGGTCGGTGGCACCGCCCGGCTGCTGGACGCGATCACCCGGTTTCGGTTCGACCGGGCGGAGCTGGACCAGCTGGCGGCGGCCGAGGTGGTGGACGACCGGACGCTGGCGTGGCTGGCGGACTACGAGTTCACCGGGGACGTGGACGGCTACCCGGAGGGCGAGCTGTACTTCCCGGGCTCGCCGATCCTGACGGTGCGCGCCCCGTTCGCGACGGGCGTGGTGCTGGAGACGCTGGCGCTGTCGATCCTCAACCACGACAGCGCGATCGCCTCGGCGGCGGCGCGGATGGTGACGGCGGCGAACGGCCGCCGCATGATCGAGATGGGCTCGCGGCGCACGCACGAGGAGGCGGCGGTGGCCGCGGCCCGGGTGGCCTACCTGGCCGGCTTCACGGCGACGTCGAACCTGGAGGCGGGCCGCCGCTACGGCATCCCGACGGCGGGCACCTCGGCGCACGCCTTCACGCTGCTGCACGACAGCGAGGCGGAGGCGTTCCGGGCGCAGGTGGAGCAGCTGGGCGCGGGCACGACGCTGCTGGTCGACACGTACGACATCACCAAGGGCATCCAGACCGCGGTGGAGGTGGCGGGCCCGGAGCTGGGCGCGATCCGCATCGACTCGGGCGACGTCGGCCCGCTGGCCCGGCAGGCCCGCGAGCAGCTGGACGCGCTCGGCGCCCGCAACACGAAGATCGTCGTCTCCGGCGACCTCGACGAGTACGCGATCGCGGCGCTGCGCGCGGAGCCGGTGGACTCCTACGGCGTCGGCACCTCGCTGGTGACGGGGTCGGGCGCGCCGACCGCGGGCATGGTCTACAAGCTGGTGGAGGTCGCGGGCCGGCCCGTGGCCAAGCGCAGCTCGCACAAGGAGTCGCGCGGCGGCCGCAAGGGCGCGCTGCGCCGCTACCGCGAGACGGGCACGGCGACCGAGGAGGTCGTCTACACCGTCGACAACCGCCCCGAGCTGGGCGAGCACGACCGCGAGCTGCAGATCCCCCTGCTGCGGGCTGGACAGCCCGCCGCCGACCTGCCGACCATCGAGCAGAGCCGCGAACGGCTGCGGCAGGCCCTGGTCAGCGTGCCGTGGGAGGGCCTGAAGCTCTCGCACGGCGAGCCGGCGATCCCGACGACCTTCCTGTGAGGCCCAGATGGCTACCGCACTGATCGTGGTGGACGTGCAGAACGACTTCTGCGAGGGCGGCTCGCTGCCGGTGGCCGGCGGCGCGGCCGTGGCGGCGCAGGTGTCCGAGCACATCGCCAGGAGCGGGTACGACCACGTGGTGGCGACCCGCGACTACCACCAGGACCCGGGGGCGCATTTCAGCGCCTCGCCGGACTTCGTGCGGAGCTGGCCGGTGCACTGCGTGGCCGGTACGCCGGGCGCGTCGTTCCACCCGGAGCTGGACGTCGCCGGCGTGGAGGCGGTGTTCTCCAAGGGCGCGCACGCGGCGGCGTACTCCGGCTTCGAGGGCACCGGGCCGCAGGGCAAGTCGCTCGCGGACTGGTTGCGGGACAACGGGGTCGACCGGGTGGACGTGGTCGGCATCGCGACCGACCACTGTGTCCGGGCGACGGCGTTGGACGCCAGCAAGGCGGGCTTCGCCACCACCGTGCTGCTGGACCTGACGGCCGGTGTGGCGGCGGAGACCACCGACCGGGCGCTGGCGGACCTGCGCTCGGCCGGCGTCACGCTCGTGGGAACCCCGAGGCTCGGCTGAGCCCCGGGGACCGTCACGACACGGGCGAGCAGGCGGCGTGGCCGACGATGATGTCGCCGCTCATCGGGCCGTCCCCGGTGGGGAACAGCTGGATGTGCAGCATGTTGATGGTCACGCTGCCGTCGTTGGGCTCGGCCTGGATCACCTCGTTGAAGGTGACGCGGGCCTGCGGCTTGTCGGCGGGGCCCACGGTGGTGGTGTAGTTGGCCGGGATCGGCTTCGGCGCCGTCACGCCCTGCAGGCCGCTGAACTGGAAGGTCGCGGTCGTGCTGGTGGTCGTCGCCGAGCAGCCGGCGGAGTACTCGGCCAGCTTGATCTCCGGGCCGCCGTAGGGCACCAGCGCGGTCAGGTCGAAGCCGCTGCCGGTGGCCTGCATCTTGGCGGTCTTCGCGCCGGCGTCCCTGGTGCACGTCGTGCTGCCGGCGCCGAAGCTCGCGACCCCGTAGGCGTGCGTTCCCTTGCTGGAGTTCTGCTGGTCCGCGGTGACGTCGCACTGCGCGATGGGCGGCACGGTGACGGAGTGCCCGGCGCGGGTCACGTCGACCGATCCCAGCGAGGTCTGGCCAAGCGGCGTCGCCCCGGCCGGAACCGCCGTGAGCGCCATCGCCGCGACCACCGCGACCGCTCCGGCTCCGACGCGCCGCGCGCTCCTGCTGAGCATTCTCGTCCTTTCCATAGTGGAGGGTGGTGCTCGTCCGATCATTCGCGCCCGGTCGCCGTCATGTAACCCGCCAGCGCGATAGCCACCCGGACGAGTGACAGATCACCGGAGCGCAACCAATTCGGGCGAGTGCGTGCCCACTCCGCCCGTGCCCAACAGCCGGTCGAGCGCGGCGACCACCCGTTGGCTAGCCTGCCCGTCACCGAACGGGTTGCGCCCCGCGGGCAGCCTCAGGTGCGAGCCGAGCAGCCAGTCGGCCTCGGCGACGATGCGGGTGTCGTCGGTGCCGACGACCCAGGCGTAGCCGGCGTCGACCGCCTCGGTGCGGTCGGTGCTGTCCCGCACCACCAGGACCGGCACGCCGAAGCTGGGCGCCTCCTCCTGGAGGCCGCCGGAATCCGTCACGACCAGGGCGGTCTGCCGCAGCGCGCGGACGAGGTCGGGGTAGTCCAGTGGCTCGCTGAGCCAGACCCGGTCGTGGCCCCGCAGCGCGCCGGAGACCTGCGCCTGCACGGCCGGGTTGGGGTGCGCGGGCAGCAACACGTGAATGTCGGGGTGGCGGTCCACCATGGACCGCACGGCGGCGAGCACCCGGTCCAGCGGCTCGCCCCAGGACTCGCGGCGGTGGACGGTCACCAGCACGATCCGACCACCGTCGGCGTTGACGCGCGCCTCCAGGTCCAGCAGGACCTTGCTGCGCGGCGGCAGCTTCGCCGCGCTGACGTGCTGCAGCGCGTCCACGATGGTGCTGCCGGTGATGGTGATGCGCTTGCCGGGCACGGATTCGGCGATCAGCGTCCGGGCAGCCCATTCGGTCGGTGCGAGGTGCAGGGCGGCGATCCGGGAGATCATCTGTCGGTTGCCCTCCTCCGGGAAGGGCGCGGTCAGGTCGCCGGTGCGCAGCCCGGCCCCCAGGTGCGCGACGGGGACGCCGCGCCAGAACGCGGCCAGCGCGCCGGCCAGGGCGGTGGAGGTGTCGCCCTGCACCATCACGGCGGCCGGGCGGCGGCGCACGATCAGCTCGTCCAGCCGCCGCAGCATGCCCGCGACCAGCTCGGCCTGGCTGCCGATCTCGCGGCGCAGCGGCACGAACGCGTCCGGCCGCAGGTCGAACGCGGCCAGTGCCTGCTCGACCATGCCGACGTGCTGACCGCTGTGCACGATCATCGGACGCAGCAGGGGGTGGCCGGACAGCGCGTTGGCTACCGGCGCGGCCTTGAGTGCCTCCGGCCGGGTTCCGGCCAGCAGCAGCACTTCGGTGCTCACAGGCTTGCTCCTCACATGTCCCTTGTGGACAGACGCGTGCGTGGTCCCGACATGGTTGCGACCTCCGGGGAAAGATGGGCAGACGATCGCCCGCGGCATTGGACTATCAACCTTCACCCGAAATAGGCAAAGGCCGCCGACCCACACGAGGGACACGGTTCAGCCGTTTCGCCCAGTAGTGACTACACAGAGTGTCGATCTCAGCCGGTCCAGCGTCACCTGGCCACCCGATCCGGCCGTTCAGCGGAACGCGACCGGCTCCGATACCTCGCTGGACGCGAACGTGAAAGGACTGCGTACTTGCCGCGCGTACCGCGCCTCGCACAACACTGCGAAAGGACCACGTGTGACAGCTGTCACGACAACGCCGCACGGCCGGGCGCCGTCCCGTGCCGTCGTGGTGCTGCTGGTCGCGGCCGCCGCCGGGCTGGTGCTCGCGCACCGGCTCTACCTGGGCATCGAGACCGCGCCGGCCGGGCTGGTGACCCAAACCGTCCACCTGGGACAGGAGTGCACGTCGGCCTACCTGCTCGTGCCGCTGCTCCTGCTGACGTCGGTGCTGGTCGCGCTGCGGCCCCAAGCCACCCGGAAGGCGTTGGTGGCGCTGGGTTTCGCCGCGCTGGCGCTGATCGTGTCGGACCAGGTGCGGATCCTGACGCTGGTCGGGCTGATCAGCTGGCTGGGCGTCGACACCGGTTACTTCGTCGGGCACACGCTGCTGGGCTCGCTGATCAGCGCGGCCGGCGGCGCGGCCGCGCTGGTGCTGTTCGGATGGCTGATCGTGCGACGGGAGAAGGCGTGAAGCTGGGCGATCCGACCACACTGGAGTGGCACTTCTTCGTGCCGTGCCGGGACGAGCAGGCGGTCATCGGCGCCACCGTGACGTACCTGCGGCAGACGTTCCGCGCCGCGCACGTCTGGGTCGTCGACGACGACTCCGACGACAGGACCGCCACCGTGGTGCGGAACCTGCGCCGGATCGACGGTCGGAACATCCACCTCGTGCAGCGCTACCGACCGCAGGCGCGGACCGGGAAGGGCGACGCCCTGAACGCCGGCTACCGGGCGCTCAAGGCCTGGCAGGGCCGGCACGCGACGCCGGAACGGGCGATCGTCATCGTCCTCGACGCCGGTGGCCGGCCGATGTGGAACTGCCTCGGCGTGACCGCCGCCCACTTCGAGGAGCGGTGGACCGGGTCCGTGCAGATCGACGTGCGGACCAGCAACGCCGGCCGGGGCTGGTTCGAGTGGCTGACCAACGCCCGGCGCATCGACACGAGCCGGTTGTCCGGCAACGGCCAGTTCATCCGGCTCTCCGCGCTGGACTCGATCGCCGGGCCCGAGGGCGAGCCGTGGCGCGGCGAACGCCTGTCCGCCGCCTGGCAGGCCAGCCACACCCGGGACACCTACGTGTACCAGCGGGCCCTGCCCGTCCCGCAGGCCAACGACCGCACGGTCCGGGTACGCCGCGTGATCGCTCCGGTGCCGGCGTTCGACCACTGAGCCGGCAACCGGCAGCGTGAGAAAAGTCCCAAGGGTCCGCTACCCGTCCCCGATTAGGGTCACTTCGAGTAACTCGTTGTGAGGAGGGGACCTGATGTCCGTGCTCGCTGTGACCGACCGCCGTGCCGTCCTGGCCGACGCCATTCCCGGCGCTGTGGTCAAGAACGTCGCGCTCGTGTTGTCCGGCGCCGTGCTGACCGGGTTGGCCGCGCAGATCGCCGTGCCCATCCCGGGCAGCCCGGTGCCGGTGACCGGCCAGACCTTCGCCGCCCTGCTGGTCGGCGCCGCCCTCGGCTGGAAGCGCGGCGGGCTGTCGCTCGCCCTGTACTTCGTCGCCGGGCTCGCCGGCGTGCCGTGGTTCACCGGCGGGGCCGCCGGCTGGGCCGCCGTCACCGGCGGCTACCTGGTCGGCTTCATCGCCGCCAGCGCCCTCGTCGGCGCGCTGGCCCGGGTCGGCGGCGACCGCACCGTGCTGCGGACCGTCGGCACCATGGTGCTGGGCAACCTCGTCATCTATGCCGTCGGCGTGCCGTGGCTGATGGCCGCCACCGGCATGGACCTCCGGGCCGCCCTGCTCGCCGGCGTTGCGCCCTTCCTTGTCGGTGACGCACTCAAGGTCGCCCTCGCGGCCGGCCTGCTCCCCGGCACCTGGGCCCTGGTCCGCCGCTTCCAGCAGTCCTGACCATGCGGCGGGTCGATCTCGGGGTCGTCGGCTACGAGCAGGCCGCGGCGGACATGCGCGGGTGGGTGGCGGAACGGCAGGAGGGTCGGGCCGAGGACCGGCTCTTCCTGCTCAGCCACCCGCCCGTGGTGACGTACGGCCCGCGCACCGACCCGGCGGACCTGCCGACCGGCATGCGGATCGTGAGATAGACCGTCGAGGTGGCGTTGCGCGAGGCCCCGCCGGTGCTTCGCCCGGCAAGGGCGAGGCACCGGCTCAAAAGGGGCCGAGCCGCGCGCGGAACGCGCGCCGTCAACACTGTCGGGGTGGGCGGGTAACGTCTTGCCCGTGCCGGAACTGCCCTCAGTCGAAGCCCTGCTCGCCGAAGCCGTGGAAGCCCTGGGCGGGAAGCAGCGGCCGGGCCAGGTGGAGATGGCGCTGGCCGTCGAGCGGGCCATCCGGACCGGCGAGCACCTGGCCGTGCAGGCCGGCACGGGCACCGGGAAGTCGTTGGGCTACCTCGTGCCGGCGGTGCGGCACGCGGTCGCCGAGGAGGCGACGGTCGTCGTGTCCACGGCGACGATCGCGCTGCAGCGGCAGCTGGTGGACCGGGACCTGCCGCGGCTGGCGACGGCGCTGAAGAAGTCGCTGGGCCGCGAGCCCACGTTCGCCATCCTCAAGGGCCGGCGCAACTACCTGTGCATGCACCGCGTGCACTCCGGCGCACCCGACGAGCCGGAGGACGAGGGCCTGTTCGACCCGTTCGCGATCTCTCGGCTGGGGCGGGACGTGCAGCGGCTGCACGAGTGGTCGTCGGACACCGAGACCGGTGACCGGGACGAGTTGGTGCCGGGCGTCAGCGACCAGGCCTGGCGGCAGCTTTCGGTCAGCGCCAAGGAATGCCTGGGCGTGTCCAAGTGCCCGATCGGCACGGACTGCTTCGCCGAGCGGGCCCGCGCCGAGGCGGGGCGGGCGGACGTGGTCGTCACCAACCACGCGCTGCTGGCGATCGACGCCCTCGAGGGCTACAAGGTGTTGCCGGAGCACGACCTCGTGATCGTGGACGAGGCGCACGACCTGGTGGACCGGGTGACGTCGGTGGCCACCGCCGAGCTGTCGACCGCCGCGCTGGCGATCGCCGTGCGGCGGTGCGGACGGCAGATCGAGGAGGACGTCGCCGACCAGCTGTCCGAGGCCGGCGAGGGCCTGGAGATCGTGCTGTCGGAGATGCCCGTCGGCCGGCTGGACGCCATGCCCCGGGCCCTGGCCGGCGCGCTGGCCGCCGTGCGGGATTCCGCGCACCGGTGCATCACCGCGCTCGGGCCCGAGCGCAAGGAGGATCCCGACGCCGCCGTCGGCCGCAAGCTCGCGCTGGCGCTGCTCGACGAGATCCACGACACCGCCGTGCGGCTGCTGGAGGCGTTCGACGACGACGAGGCGCACCGCCGGGACGTGGTGTGGCTGGCCGGCGACTTCCGTGACGACAGCAAGCCGCCCACCATCAAGGTCGCCCCGCTCGGCGTCGGCGGCCTGCTGCGGGAACGCCTCTTCGCGCCGCGGACCACCGTGCTCACCTCGGCCACGCTCACCCTCGGCGGCACCTTCGACGCGCTGGCCCGGCAGTGGGGTCTGCCCGCGTCCAGCCAGGTTCCGGTCGTGGACGCCACCGCCACCGAGAAGGAACCGCCGTCGGACCTGAGCACCCCTCGGTGGAGCGGCATGGACGTCGGCTCCCCGTTCGAGCACGGGCGCAGCGGAATCCTCTACCTGGCCCGGCATCTGCCCACGCCCGGCCGGGACGGCCTGCCGCCCGCCTACCTCGACGAGCTCGTCGACCTCGTCAACGCCGCCGGCGGGCGGACGCTCGGGCTGTTCTCCTCCATGCGCGCCGCCAAGCAGGCCACCGAGGCGATTCGGTCCCGGATCGAGTACCCCGTGCTGTGCCAGGGCGAGGACTCCACCGCCCAGCTGGTCAAGAAGTTCGCCGAGGACGTGCGCTGCTGCCTGTTCGGCACGCTGTCCCTGTGGCAGGGTGTCGACGTGCCCGGCGACTCCCTGCAGCTGGTCGTCGTCGACCGGATTCCCTTCCCCCGCCCCGACGATCCGCTCGCCTCGGCCCGGCAGCGGGCCGTGGAAGCCCGTGGTGGCAACGGTTTCCTCACCGTCGCCGCCACCCACGCCGCCCTGCTGCTCGCCCAGGGGGCCGGCCGCTTGCTCCGCTCCACCAACGACAAGGGCGTCGTCGCGATTTTGGACCCGCGCCTGGCCACCGCCCGCTACGGCGGCTTCCTGCGCGCCTCCCTGCCGCCGTTCTGGACCACGCACGACCCGGAGGTGGTGCGCGCCGCCCTCAAGCGCCTGGACGCGGCGGCGTCGGCTTAGCCGCACGCCGAAGCCGCTGTTCTACGTCTGCCGAAGATCGGGGTCGAGCCGGACGGCGACCGGGGCGCCGTGCTCGACGGTGCGGCTGACCTTGCACTCGCGGGCGATGGCCCGGGGGATGAGGGTGGCCAGGGGTTGGTCGGCGGGCAGGTCGAAGGTGACGTCGAGGCGGCGGACCTCGTGTGCGGTCTCCTCGCCGGCGGCGACGACGGTGAAGGACGAGTCGGCGCCGGCCCGGCGGGTGATGAGCTGCTCGGCGGTCAGCGCGGCGCAGGCGGCGAGGGCGGCCTCCAGCAGCTCGACCGGGGAGAAGCCGTCGCCGCCGACATCGACGGTGGCGCCGGAATCGGTGCGGGCGACGAACCGGCCGTCGCCGACGCGCTGGACGGAGACGGTCACGACGACGCCCGCTGTGCGACGACGGTGACGGTGCCGGGGGCGACCTCGGTGAACCCGGCGTCCCGGACGGCGACCACGCCGCGGGTCTGCCAGGCGCCGGCGGGATCGTCGCCGGGCACAAGGAGTTTCCAGTCGGCGGGCTCGGGAGTCCTTACCGCGCAAGGGAATCCGGCGGCTTGCCAGGCGGTGAGCTCGTCGGGAGGCAGCAGCGCGGCGAGCAGCATGGTGGCATGCCCGACCTGGGCGGCGGCCTTGCCGGCGGTCATCGGCACGTCCGGGTTGATCCACAGCACCGGCGCCCCGGCGGGAACGGGGCCGGGCTCGTCGGCAGGCAGATCACTGCCGGTGATCTGCAGCCGCCGCACCTCCTGCGGCGTCTCGACGACCTTCCACGGCAGCAGCGCCCGAGCCTCGGCATCACCGACGCGCACGGTCACGCCGGGCAGCGACTGCACGGCCTCCCAGTGCGCGCCGCGGGCCCGCCGGGACACCTTCCGGATCCGGCCGTCGATCCACGCCGAGACCTCGGCGTGCCACTCCCCCTCGGGCTCGGCGGCCCGGGGATCGAGGCAGACGGCGATGGCCGCCGCGGCGGCGGCCTCCAGCAACGGGGTCCGCGCCGGCGGTGCGGCCTTCTCGATGCGCAGCACGATCGGCATCGCCCGAACCTCCGAGGGATCCTCGTCGGAGGTGTCCTGCGGCGCCGGGCGCCGGAGCCACCAGGCGTAGCGGTCGGCGAGTGGTTGAAGCACGTTCACAGTCGCAAGGGTTCCAGACCGTCCGCGGCGTCGGCCGCCTCCACCTCGGCGCGGGTCACGCCGAGCACGAACAGCACCGCGTCCAGGAACGGGTGCGACAGGGCGGCGTCGGCGACCTCACGCAGCGCGGGCTTGGCGTTGAACGCCACGCCCATGCCGGCGGCCGACAGCATGTCGATGTCGTTGGCCCCGTCGCCGACGGCGACGCACTGGGCCAGCGGAATGTGGTAGGCGTCGGCGAACTCGCGCAGCGCCTGCGCCTTGCCGGCCCGGTCGATGACCCGCCCGGTGGTGCGCCCGGTCAGCCGGCCGTCGACGACCTCCAGCTGGTTGGCCATGCAGAAGTCCAGCCCCAGCTCGTCGGCCAGGCCCCGGATGACCCGGGTGAAGCCGCCGGAGACCACGCCGCAGCGGAAGCCGAGCCGCTTGAGCGTGCGAATGGTGGTACGGGCGCCGGGCGTGAGCTCCAGCTCCGCGGCGACGTCGTCCAGCACCGTCTCGGGC includes these proteins:
- a CDS encoding exosortase P codes for the protein MTAVTTTPHGRAPSRAVVVLLVAAAAGLVLAHRLYLGIETAPAGLVTQTVHLGQECTSAYLLVPLLLLTSVLVALRPQATRKALVALGFAALALIVSDQVRILTLVGLISWLGVDTGYFVGHTLLGSLISAAGGAAALVLFGWLIVRREKA
- a CDS encoding biotin transporter BioY; its protein translation is MSVLAVTDRRAVLADAIPGAVVKNVALVLSGAVLTGLAAQIAVPIPGSPVPVTGQTFAALLVGAALGWKRGGLSLALYFVAGLAGVPWFTGGAAGWAAVTGGYLVGFIAASALVGALARVGGDRTVLRTVGTMVLGNLVIYAVGVPWLMAATGMDLRAALLAGVAPFLVGDALKVALAAGLLPGTWALVRRFQQS
- a CDS encoding DUF2017 domain-containing protein, producing the protein MRGWRRRGEQVVAEVDRQEAAILRGLVGQVLDMLAAREQDAPEDELAELTGIKVGPSTAPDDPILSRLLPDFHRLDDDQPTKEDLDSAAALRSLHEPELLAMKTGVAQVVMDTCPPDGGQIVLSVEQSDAWLSAINDVRLALGTALDVTEDMPDELPEDDPRSSHLGVYHWLTWVQESLVNAVSS
- a CDS encoding choice-of-anchor P family protein, yielding MLSRSARRVGAGAVAVVAAMALTAVPAGATPLGQTSLGSVDVTRAGHSVTVPPIAQCDVTADQQNSSKGTHAYGVASFGAGSTTCTRDAGAKTAKMQATGSGFDLTALVPYGGPEIKLAEYSAGCSATTTSTTATFQFSGLQGVTAPKPIPANYTTTVGPADKPQARVTFNEVIQAEPNDGSVTINMLHIQLFPTGDGPMSGDIIVGHAACSPVS
- a CDS encoding ATP-dependent DNA helicase, yielding MPELPSVEALLAEAVEALGGKQRPGQVEMALAVERAIRTGEHLAVQAGTGTGKSLGYLVPAVRHAVAEEATVVVSTATIALQRQLVDRDLPRLATALKKSLGREPTFAILKGRRNYLCMHRVHSGAPDEPEDEGLFDPFAISRLGRDVQRLHEWSSDTETGDRDELVPGVSDQAWRQLSVSAKECLGVSKCPIGTDCFAERARAEAGRADVVVTNHALLAIDALEGYKVLPEHDLVIVDEAHDLVDRVTSVATAELSTAALAIAVRRCGRQIEEDVADQLSEAGEGLEIVLSEMPVGRLDAMPRALAGALAAVRDSAHRCITALGPERKEDPDAAVGRKLALALLDEIHDTAVRLLEAFDDDEAHRRDVVWLAGDFRDDSKPPTIKVAPLGVGGLLRERLFAPRTTVLTSATLTLGGTFDALARQWGLPASSQVPVVDATATEKEPPSDLSTPRWSGMDVGSPFEHGRSGILYLARHLPTPGRDGLPPAYLDELVDLVNAAGGRTLGLFSSMRAAKQATEAIRSRIEYPVLCQGEDSTAQLVKKFAEDVRCCLFGTLSLWQGVDVPGDSLQLVVVDRIPFPRPDDPLASARQRAVEARGGNGFLTVAATHAALLLAQGAGRLLRSTNDKGVVAILDPRLATARYGGFLRASLPPFWTTHDPEVVRAALKRLDAAASA
- a CDS encoding glycosyltransferase, encoding MADRATGEGVKLGDPTTLEWHFFVPCRDEQAVIGATVTYLRQTFRAAHVWVVDDDSDDRTATVVRNLRRIDGRNIHLVQRYRPQARTGKGDALNAGYRALKAWQGRHATPERAIVIVLDAGGRPMWNCLGVTAAHFEERWTGSVQIDVRTSNAGRGWFEWLTNARRIDTSRLSGNGQFIRLSALDSIAGPEGEPWRGERLSAAWQASHTRDTYVYQRALPVPQANDRTVRVRRVIAPVPAFDH
- a CDS encoding isochorismatase family protein, translating into MATALIVVDVQNDFCEGGSLPVAGGAAVAAQVSEHIARSGYDHVVATRDYHQDPGAHFSASPDFVRSWPVHCVAGTPGASFHPELDVAGVEAVFSKGAHAAAYSGFEGTGPQGKSLADWLRDNGVDRVDVVGIATDHCVRATALDASKAGFATTVLLDLTAGVAAETTDRALADLRSAGVTLVGTPRLG
- a CDS encoding nicotinate phosphoribosyltransferase — its product is MTTASTALLTDHYELTMLSSALRDDTADRPCVFEVFARRLPDGRRYGVVGGTARLLDAITRFRFDRAELDQLAAAEVVDDRTLAWLADYEFTGDVDGYPEGELYFPGSPILTVRAPFATGVVLETLALSILNHDSAIASAAARMVTAANGRRMIEMGSRRTHEEAAVAAARVAYLAGFTATSNLEAGRRYGIPTAGTSAHAFTLLHDSEAEAFRAQVEQLGAGTTLLVDTYDITKGIQTAVEVAGPELGAIRIDSGDVGPLARQAREQLDALGARNTKIVVSGDLDEYAIAALRAEPVDSYGVGTSLVTGSGAPTAGMVYKLVEVAGRPVAKRSSHKESRGGRKGALRRYRETGTATEEVVYTVDNRPELGEHDRELQIPLLRAGQPAADLPTIEQSRERLRQALVSVPWEGLKLSHGEPAIPTTFL
- the wecB gene encoding non-hydrolyzing UDP-N-acetylglucosamine 2-epimerase, with product MSTEVLLLAGTRPEALKAAPVANALSGHPLLRPMIVHSGQHVGMVEQALAAFDLRPDAFVPLRREIGSQAELVAGMLRRLDELIVRRRPAAVMVQGDTSTALAGALAAFWRGVPVAHLGAGLRTGDLTAPFPEEGNRQMISRIAALHLAPTEWAARTLIAESVPGKRITITGSTIVDALQHVSAAKLPPRSKVLLDLEARVNADGGRIVLVTVHRRESWGEPLDRVLAAVRSMVDRHPDIHVLLPAHPNPAVQAQVSGALRGHDRVWLSEPLDYPDLVRALRQTALVVTDSGGLQEEAPSFGVPVLVVRDSTDRTEAVDAGYAWVVGTDDTRIVAEADWLLGSHLRLPAGRNPFGDGQASQRVVAALDRLLGTGGVGTHSPELVALR
- a CDS encoding P1 family peptidase, with the translated sequence MITDVPGVLVGQYQRLGDGWATGTTVVLVPDGAVAGVDQRGGAPGTRETDVLEPSRLVQEIHGVCLTGGSAYGLAAADGVMRWLAERNHGVSVGELPHEVVPVVPSAVLFDLKLGDWGNRPDASFGYAACEAASDGPVEQGCVGAGTGARCGSLKGGIGTASMVVDGLTVGAIAAVNAMGEAVNPAGVPWALDHEVDGEFGASAPGAPAVELKPKRSALNTTIGVVAVDAVLTKAECQRIAAVAHDGLARAIRPAHAMYDGDTIFALATGRQELSGVRGMALDRVCEAGAQVFARAIVHGILAATTVAGVPAYRDAWPEGER
- a CDS encoding OsmC family protein produces the protein MTVSVQRVGDGRFVARTDSGATVDVGGDGFSPVELLEAALAACAALTAEQLITRRAGADSSFTVVAAGEETAHEVRRLDVTFDLPADQPLATLIPRAIARECKVSRTVEHGAPVAVRLDPDLRQT
- the clpS gene encoding ATP-dependent Clp protease adapter ClpS, with the protein product MTTPVEQERPEVEQVGSEDKPWLTVVWNDPVNLMSYVTYVLQKIFGYSREKATKLMLDVHHKGRAIVSSGSKEKVESDVAKLHAAGLWATMQRES
- a CDS encoding peptidyl-tRNA hydrolase, translating into MNVLQPLADRYAWWLRRPAPQDTSDEDPSEVRAMPIVLRIEKAAPPARTPLLEAAAAAAIAVCLDPRAAEPEGEWHAEVSAWIDGRIRKVSRRARGAHWEAVQSLPGVTVRVGDAEARALLPWKVVETPQEVRRLQITGSDLPADEPGPVPAGAPVLWINPDVPMTAGKAAAQVGHATMLLAALLPPDELTAWQAAGFPCAVRTPEPADWKLLVPGDDPAGAWQTRGVVAVRDAGFTEVAPGTVTVVAQRASS